In Candidatus Binatia bacterium, one DNA window encodes the following:
- a CDS encoding permease — translation MAHALAAGIAAAAGFFWDSLFGLIFGFLVSAIVQVMLTPATMHRYLGPGLRGLLYGTGFGITSSACSYGAAAAARGFYRNGADARAVFAFLISSTNMNIAIVILFWSLLGWRFAFAEFFGGVIIIAVVTLGLTLLFRTTGLVQMQRAYTSPADKTDPSCHPAGSAVGAKSRGAWAHVASTALADVRMLRTELIVGYLIAGFAAALIPPGWLAAALHAVGSVPLIGYVLLLIVGLLIAVATFVCSMGNVPIARYLANAGIPLGANTTFIYGDLLILPLIAIYRKSFPARLAWAFVALFGLGALVAGAVMERVVGATGGGMTMPSMALNDRFTLISNVVALAAAVAVAIAALSRKRQARG, via the coding sequence TTGGCGCATGCGCTCGCCGCCGGCATCGCTGCGGCGGCGGGATTCTTCTGGGACAGCCTGTTCGGGTTGATCTTTGGCTTCCTCGTTTCGGCGATCGTCCAGGTCATGCTCACTCCCGCGACGATGCACCGCTATCTCGGTCCCGGCCTGCGCGGGCTGTTGTACGGAACGGGCTTCGGCATCACCTCGTCGGCCTGCTCCTACGGCGCAGCCGCGGCGGCGCGTGGATTCTATCGCAACGGCGCCGACGCCCGCGCGGTCTTCGCGTTTCTGATCTCGTCCACCAACATGAACATCGCCATCGTCATTCTCTTTTGGTCGCTGCTGGGTTGGCGGTTCGCCTTCGCGGAGTTCTTCGGCGGCGTCATCATCATCGCCGTCGTAACGCTCGGACTCACGTTGCTCTTTCGCACGACCGGCCTGGTGCAAATGCAGCGCGCATATACGAGCCCCGCCGATAAGACCGACCCGTCTTGTCATCCTGCGGGCAGCGCCGTAGGCGCGAAGTCGAGGGGCGCGTGGGCGCACGTCGCGTCGACGGCGCTCGCCGACGTGCGCATGCTGCGCACCGAGCTGATCGTCGGCTACCTGATCGCCGGCTTCGCGGCGGCGCTGATACCGCCGGGCTGGCTTGCGGCGGCGCTGCACGCCGTCGGCTCGGTCCCGCTGATCGGCTACGTGCTGCTGCTGATCGTCGGCCTGCTGATCGCGGTGGCGACGTTCGTGTGCTCGATGGGAAATGTGCCGATCGCGCGGTATCTCGCGAACGCGGGCATACCGCTCGGCGCGAACACGACCTTCATCTACGGCGACCTACTGATTCTGCCGCTGATCGCGATCTATCGGAAGTCGTTTCCGGCGCGACTCGCGTGGGCGTTCGTTGCGCTCTTCGGGCTGGGCGCGCTGGTCGCGGGAGCGGTGATGGAGCGCGTCGTCGGCGCGACCGGCGGCGGCATGACGATGCCTTCGATGGCGCTCAACGACCGCTTCACCCTGATCTCGAACGTCGTCGCGCTCGCAGCGGCCGTTGCGGTCGCCATCGCGGCACTCTCCCGCAAGCGCCAGGCGAGAGGCTGA
- a CDS encoding Tad domain-containing protein, whose protein sequence is MRRRTGQKGQILPLLAVSLAVLMGFAGIGVDVGYLEYRQQTQQNATDAAAAGGAEALLRTGCPNSTAADAAAYFNATNNGYTNGGNISVTPNNPPLSGPFASNPCAVSVTISTQHVATFFSKLFGYAGGMAESTHAVAEVASSATACVYLLSMSTVSDISNAKINAPGCGIVINDTANMSNSTIDAFSIAYSGLAPNISGASFPEAPPGPALPSSDPCPRITGCAYLTNNPPSTSGCSAGGTFKNTTISPGCYNSLTLSGSVTMSPGPYTINGQFHVNNATVTGSGVTIYMTQNVQDTNFSSANLTLSAPTTGNTAGVLFYRVPTQSSALDLSTCTCNFSGLLYFPTTQVNYSNAGGGYTVLVFGSANFSTSQTLDLGSAPVGKSLVSQAVVAE, encoded by the coding sequence ATGCGTAGACGCACGGGACAAAAAGGTCAGATCCTGCCGCTCCTCGCCGTTTCTTTGGCGGTGCTTATGGGTTTTGCGGGCATCGGCGTCGACGTCGGATATTTGGAATATCGACAACAGACGCAGCAGAACGCAACCGACGCGGCCGCGGCAGGCGGCGCCGAAGCGCTCCTGCGCACAGGTTGTCCGAATAGCACGGCTGCCGACGCGGCTGCTTACTTCAACGCCACAAACAACGGCTACACGAACGGCGGCAACATCAGCGTGACGCCGAACAATCCGCCTCTTAGCGGCCCCTTCGCCAGCAATCCCTGCGCCGTGTCCGTAACGATCTCGACGCAGCACGTGGCGACGTTTTTCTCAAAACTCTTCGGTTACGCGGGGGGCATGGCAGAATCCACGCACGCCGTTGCTGAGGTCGCATCAAGCGCCACCGCGTGCGTCTATCTGCTGAGTATGAGTACGGTGTCGGATATAAGTAATGCCAAGATCAACGCGCCGGGATGTGGCATCGTCATCAACGACACGGCAAACATGAGCAACTCGACGATCGACGCGTTCTCGATCGCGTATTCGGGCCTGGCTCCAAACATCAGCGGTGCCAGCTTCCCGGAGGCGCCACCCGGACCAGCTCTGCCGTCGTCGGACCCGTGCCCCCGAATTACCGGCTGTGCATACTTGACGAACAATCCGCCTTCGACTTCAGGGTGCTCGGCTGGCGGAACTTTTAAGAACACGACGATCTCGCCGGGCTGCTACAACAGCCTGACGCTCTCGGGGAGCGTCACGATGTCCCCGGGGCCGTACACCATCAACGGGCAGTTCCACGTCAACAACGCGACGGTCACGGGCAGTGGCGTTACGATCTACATGACGCAGAACGTTCAGGACACGAATTTCAGTAGTGCGAACCTCACGCTGTCGGCTCCGACAACGGGGAACACCGCCGGGGTGCTCTTCTATCGAGTTCCCACGCAAAGTTCGGCTCTCGACTTGAGTACCTGCACGTGCAACTTTAGCGGCCTTCTGTATTTCCCCACGACGCAAGTAAACTACAGCAATGCCGGCGGCGGATACACGGTTTTGGTTTTTGGTAGCGCCAACTTCAGCACGAGTCAAACCCTCGATCTCGGCTCGGCACCAGTCGGGAAATCGCTGGTCAGCCAGGCGGTCGTAGCAGAGTAG
- a CDS encoding MASE1 domain-containing protein, giving the protein MKTTVARTFLTSLLVAVAYVIAAKLGFTLAFATKQVTAVWPPTGIALAALLLLGYRVWPGIWLGAFVSNALSSEPIWTAAAIATGNTLAPVFGNFLLRRFDFHEALERTRDVLLLAIFGSAIAMTVSATNGVIALALAGIVPWRAIPSVWWVWWAGDAMGVLFVAPLLLTWITSIRRKERAQGGGLLELGALAVTLFAASSVSFLSNVPLRFSVYPFVIWTALRFRQRETATVIALISGVAIWATSHGLGPWGAGSLDSRLVQLDSWMSILAITGLVLSAIAAERRGARRELQALLNETKRSAETLQAAFLPAHLPQRLGLRCDALYIAAERETLIGGDWYDAFDLPDGRIAFSIGDVTGHGLDAAVTAARLRQSIFAATFEAADPAAVLVKADRIHGFEGSAPATALVAVLSRDLSTLTYASAGHPPPILAGPNILAHSLAYGGVPLGIGMPIALGAHTVALEPGAAILFYTDGLIEFERDIDRAERAAIRAVTQLVENPNIERPAAFIQRGVMGSASPADDTVLLVAQLGVALRQTWSYDSRSSQQAHSLRREVAEFMRPLALSDDELFGAELIIGEALANTVEHAPGLVSVAIDWTNTHPVVTISDAGPGLTRLMPTLPTDTLDEDGRGLFLIASLARNVSIEAQPGSGTKMRIVLPTRRASAASKS; this is encoded by the coding sequence TTGAAGACCACCGTCGCTCGAACATTTCTTACCTCGCTGCTGGTCGCAGTCGCGTATGTTATTGCGGCCAAGCTCGGCTTTACTTTGGCGTTCGCGACGAAACAAGTCACGGCCGTCTGGCCGCCGACGGGCATCGCGCTCGCCGCCCTCCTGCTCTTGGGATATCGCGTTTGGCCCGGCATCTGGCTCGGCGCGTTCGTTAGCAACGCCCTCAGCTCCGAGCCGATTTGGACTGCAGCGGCTATCGCGACGGGAAATACGCTCGCCCCTGTGTTCGGCAACTTCCTCCTGCGGCGGTTCGATTTCCACGAGGCGCTCGAGCGCACTCGAGACGTTCTTCTTCTTGCCATATTCGGGTCGGCGATTGCGATGACGGTATCGGCGACGAACGGCGTCATAGCTCTGGCTCTTGCCGGGATCGTTCCGTGGCGTGCTATCCCGTCGGTCTGGTGGGTGTGGTGGGCCGGCGATGCGATGGGGGTACTTTTCGTCGCGCCGCTGTTGCTCACGTGGATTACGAGCATACGGCGAAAGGAGCGCGCGCAAGGTGGAGGGCTTCTTGAACTCGGCGCCCTTGCGGTAACGCTATTTGCCGCAAGCTCGGTGTCGTTCCTGAGCAACGTCCCGCTGCGCTTCTCCGTCTATCCGTTCGTCATTTGGACGGCCCTGCGTTTCCGCCAGCGCGAAACCGCGACAGTCATCGCCCTGATCTCCGGGGTTGCCATTTGGGCAACGTCGCACGGGCTGGGGCCCTGGGGGGCGGGGTCGCTCGACTCAAGACTGGTGCAACTCGACAGCTGGATGTCCATTCTCGCGATAACGGGTCTCGTGCTCAGCGCAATCGCGGCCGAAAGGCGGGGCGCGCGCCGCGAGCTTCAGGCACTATTAAACGAGACGAAGCGATCGGCAGAGACCCTTCAGGCCGCCTTTCTTCCCGCCCATCTTCCGCAGCGTTTGGGCCTGCGCTGCGATGCGCTCTACATAGCGGCGGAGCGGGAAACGCTCATCGGCGGCGACTGGTACGATGCCTTCGATCTGCCGGACGGGCGCATTGCCTTTTCGATCGGCGACGTGACCGGCCACGGACTCGACGCGGCGGTCACCGCCGCGCGACTTCGTCAGAGCATTTTTGCCGCTACGTTCGAGGCTGCAGATCCCGCGGCGGTCCTGGTCAAAGCCGACCGCATCCACGGATTCGAAGGGAGCGCTCCGGCGACGGCGCTCGTTGCCGTCTTGAGCCGAGATCTTTCGACGCTCACCTACGCCAGCGCCGGCCACCCGCCGCCGATCCTCGCCGGCCCGAACATCCTCGCGCACTCGCTGGCGTACGGCGGCGTCCCGCTCGGCATCGGCATGCCGATCGCGTTAGGCGCGCACACGGTGGCCCTCGAGCCGGGCGCCGCGATCCTCTTTTACACGGACGGCCTCATCGAGTTCGAGCGCGACATCGACCGGGCCGAGCGAGCCGCGATACGAGCCGTTACGCAGCTTGTCGAGAACCCCAACATCGAGCGACCGGCAGCGTTTATCCAGCGCGGCGTCATGGGTTCCGCGAGCCCCGCCGACGATACTGTGCTCCTCGTCGCTCAACTCGGTGTGGCGCTGCGCCAAACCTGGAGTTACGATTCGAGAAGCTCGCAACAAGCCCACTCGCTGCGTCGTGAGGTCGCGGAGTTCATGCGTCCGTTGGCGTTGAGCGACGATGAGCTGTTTGGCGCCGAGCTGATAATCGGCGAAGCGCTCGCAAACACGGTCGAGCACGCGCCCGGCCTAGTGAGCGTGGCCATCGATTGGACGAACACACATCCGGTCGTCACGATTTCCGACGCCGGCCCGGGGCTGACGCGTCTGATGCCGACTTTGCCCACCGACACTTTGGACGAAGACGGCCGCGGCCTCTTCTTGATAGCGTCCTTGGCGCGCAACGTGAGCATCGAAGCCCAACCCGGTTCGGGAACGAAGATGCGGATCGTTCTGCCGACCCGCCGCGCGAGCGCCGCTTCGAAGAGTTAG
- a CDS encoding MarC family protein, producing MDSLRTVAAWPFVQGFLLVTLALFPIVNPPGMAPIFLNYTESLDDAVARSLARRVAINAFILTAASLIVGPLALKFFGLSLSAVRVAGGLVLASAGWRLLSQGQEDSKHRAPAATQDEVLGGAFYPLTLPLTIGPGSIAIMVTVGSSLLAAPGGSVLLDGLGALVGLACISTVIYLCYSQGEHVLRKLGPTGVNVLLRLSAFILLCIGVQIALEGYTAFLSQRP from the coding sequence GTGGACTCACTTAGGACCGTGGCCGCGTGGCCGTTTGTCCAGGGTTTTCTCTTAGTAACGCTGGCCCTGTTCCCGATCGTCAATCCGCCGGGCATGGCACCCATTTTCTTGAACTATACGGAGTCCCTTGACGACGCCGTTGCGAGAAGCCTCGCGCGGCGCGTCGCGATCAACGCCTTCATTCTCACGGCTGCGTCCTTGATCGTCGGTCCGCTGGCGCTGAAGTTCTTCGGTTTAAGCCTCTCGGCGGTGCGTGTCGCCGGAGGCCTCGTCCTCGCCAGTGCGGGTTGGCGCCTGCTCAGCCAGGGGCAGGAAGACTCGAAACATCGCGCGCCGGCCGCTACTCAAGATGAAGTGCTCGGCGGCGCGTTCTACCCGCTAACGTTGCCGTTAACGATCGGCCCGGGATCCATCGCGATCATGGTGACCGTCGGCAGCAGTTTGCTCGCCGCTCCGGGAGGCTCAGTCCTACTCGATGGCCTCGGCGCCTTGGTGGGCCTCGCGTGCATCTCCACAGTGATCTATCTCTGCTACAGCCAAGGGGAACACGTCTTACGAAAGCTGGGGCCAACTGGCGTCAACGTATTGCTGCGGCTTTCGGCGTTCATCTTGCTCTGCATCGGCGTGCAAATCGCCCTTGAGGGTTACACCGCGTTTCTTTCGCAGCGTCCCTAA
- a CDS encoding HAD family hydrolase yields the protein MTDPLPSWNDGPAKAAILDFIRKTTDPAGAEFVPEKDRIATFDQDGTTWVEHPMYTQLAFTLARLADLAPQHPEWKTTEPFKSTLAGDMAAFAKFTMSDLETLVAASHAGMSTDAFRGIVVDWMGKAKHPRWGRPYTDLVYQPMLEVMRYLQANGFKNYIVTGGGQAFVRAYAERVYGMMPERVIGSSLETQFEYDANGNAVLMRPPKLLLYNDLSGKPQDIYLFLGRPPLAAFGNSTGDQQMLEYTQSGGGARLTALVLHDDAAREYDYGPESPQSDTKFGAFTQALADTAKAKGWVVASMKNDWRRIFAFEA from the coding sequence ATGACCGACCCGCTGCCGTCGTGGAACGATGGTCCGGCCAAAGCAGCCATCCTGGACTTCATTCGGAAGACGACTGACCCGGCGGGCGCAGAGTTCGTTCCCGAAAAGGACCGTATCGCGACGTTCGATCAGGATGGCACGACGTGGGTCGAGCACCCGATGTACACGCAACTTGCGTTTACTCTGGCTCGGCTCGCCGACCTAGCGCCGCAGCATCCCGAATGGAAAACCACCGAGCCGTTCAAATCCACGCTTGCCGGCGATATGGCGGCGTTTGCGAAATTCACGATGAGCGATTTAGAAACCCTCGTGGCGGCTTCGCACGCAGGAATGAGTACGGACGCCTTTCGAGGGATCGTCGTCGACTGGATGGGGAAGGCCAAGCATCCCCGCTGGGGCCGCCCCTACACCGACCTCGTCTATCAACCCATGCTCGAAGTCATGCGGTACCTGCAGGCCAACGGCTTCAAGAACTACATCGTGACGGGTGGTGGCCAAGCCTTCGTGCGAGCCTATGCCGAGCGCGTGTACGGCATGATGCCGGAGCGCGTCATCGGATCGTCCCTGGAAACACAGTTCGAATACGATGCCAATGGCAATGCCGTCCTCATGCGCCCGCCGAAATTGTTGCTTTACAACGATCTGTCGGGTAAGCCACAAGACATCTATCTGTTCCTCGGGCGTCCGCCGCTTGCCGCGTTCGGCAATAGTACGGGGGACCAGCAGATGCTCGAATATACGCAGTCCGGCGGGGGAGCGCGACTGACGGCCCTCGTCCTACACGACGATGCGGCACGTGAGTACGATTATGGACCGGAAAGCCCGCAATCCGACACGAAATTCGGAGCTTTCACGCAAGCACTGGCGGACACGGCCAAGGCAAAAGGCTGGGTTGTCGCAAGCATGAAGAATGACTGGAGGCGGATCTTCGCGTTCGAGGCCTAG
- a CDS encoding threonine/serine exporter family protein yields the protein MSLIIMENGGSTVRAERAFNGILRGANAEGVATFWRYDFVAVTRVTDGEPETFIRPIRPPGANLLRVAEASTLAERIARGDVDQATIATEVQRIRNIPSPYNAWLVVFAAACAAGFFTHFIGGNWGGFGIAFVAGAIGQTVRAALQARKFGAAATTMACAILSALIAAFGLRAGISQVAPATLIGSVGYMIPGLPLVNGFIDVASHRNMSVGIQRILNAAFLFLILAIGIAVGQAVVEVK from the coding sequence GTGTCGCTCATCATCATGGAAAATGGCGGCTCAACCGTCCGAGCGGAGCGCGCCTTCAACGGCATCCTCAGGGGAGCGAACGCCGAGGGCGTTGCTACATTTTGGCGCTACGATTTCGTGGCCGTCACTCGAGTGACGGACGGCGAACCGGAGACGTTCATCCGTCCCATCCGGCCACCGGGTGCGAACCTCTTACGCGTTGCGGAAGCGTCAACGCTCGCTGAGCGCATCGCAAGGGGCGACGTCGATCAAGCGACCATCGCTACTGAAGTGCAGCGCATCAGGAATATTCCGTCGCCCTACAATGCATGGCTGGTTGTTTTCGCGGCGGCCTGTGCCGCAGGGTTCTTCACGCATTTTATCGGGGGTAACTGGGGCGGCTTCGGAATAGCATTTGTAGCGGGTGCAATCGGGCAAACCGTTCGCGCCGCTCTTCAGGCTAGGAAGTTCGGAGCGGCAGCCACGACCATGGCGTGTGCGATTTTGTCGGCGCTGATCGCCGCGTTTGGTCTACGCGCAGGCATCAGTCAGGTTGCGCCCGCGACATTGATTGGATCAGTCGGATATATGATTCCGGGCCTGCCGCTCGTAAACGGGTTTATCGACGTTGCATCTCACCGAAATATGTCGGTCGGGATTCAACGCATACTCAATGCAGCGTTTCTCTTTCTCATCCTCGCGATCGGTATTGCGGTTGGGCAAGCGGTCGTTGAAGTGAAGTGA
- a CDS encoding acetoacetate decarboxylase family protein, with product MTIAADVAAPQIPVGLQGKLTKENFGPSIPSYAPLYPNFGPEGWWWTNIDAVLIDYMTDAKAAAEFLPAPCNLVGIPMAPGQSAVKMLFANYRGGTLPPYLEVIQNIPCLYKGELYLYVCQIWVDTDSAMTSGRELGGFPKKMADMGVNWHGELGTGYLERSQERPIGSGKRIASYTFKKTGKMLSLPLPANRKPTFPFPYNLTLPLPEPANQPQGLPFKTLSTRFIADIGGEKNPWALSQLNGLVWTLAKGELWAGEASLAFHPSEDDPLYKLPVNQILDAMVFYGDMNAKSSLCENW from the coding sequence ATGACAATCGCAGCAGACGTGGCCGCGCCACAAATTCCCGTCGGGCTTCAGGGTAAGCTGACCAAAGAAAACTTCGGACCTTCCATACCTTCGTACGCGCCGCTTTACCCCAATTTCGGCCCAGAGGGATGGTGGTGGACCAACATCGATGCGGTCCTGATCGACTATATGACCGACGCAAAGGCGGCGGCTGAATTTCTGCCTGCTCCCTGCAATCTCGTTGGAATCCCGATGGCGCCAGGCCAATCGGCAGTGAAGATGCTCTTCGCGAACTATCGCGGCGGAACGCTTCCTCCGTACCTCGAGGTCATCCAAAATATCCCTTGCCTCTATAAGGGTGAGCTGTACCTTTACGTGTGTCAGATTTGGGTGGACACCGACTCGGCCATGACGTCGGGCCGTGAACTGGGCGGATTTCCCAAGAAGATGGCCGACATGGGTGTCAACTGGCACGGAGAACTTGGCACCGGTTACCTCGAACGCTCTCAGGAGCGGCCAATTGGAAGTGGGAAGCGTATCGCCTCGTACACCTTCAAGAAGACCGGCAAAATGCTCTCGTTGCCGCTGCCCGCGAACCGGAAGCCAACCTTTCCATTCCCGTACAACCTGACGCTCCCACTCCCCGAGCCTGCGAACCAACCGCAGGGGCTACCGTTTAAAACCCTCTCAACGCGATTCATCGCAGATATCGGTGGCGAGAAAAACCCGTGGGCGCTGTCGCAGTTGAACGGGCTGGTCTGGACCCTGGCGAAGGGCGAGCTGTGGGCCGGGGAGGCCAGCCTGGCATTCCACCCGTCTGAAGATGATCCGCTCTACAAGCTCCCGGTGAACCAGATCCTCGACGCTATGGTGTTCTACGGCGACATGAACGCCAAGTCGAGCCTTTGCGAGAATTGGTAA
- a CDS encoding amidohydrolase family protein, which translates to MSVGNRKIIDFRNRPPLQPYKGLFDLKNNMLMKSHLKVKNRPANTASSSMSMVGKPGAMEQWWKEIDEAGIDAVVVNGRYAGGMPDFTMDNDTLAGLQKQYPGRLFGLSQINLDQNPDETARVVEKAIKQQGMAGANLEPGYQTVGLGKMGTFTDDPSFWPILEVLSDAGAFLLIQTGLFVGTDISFNNPEALDRMLFSFPKLNVVLAHGGYPYIQEVLGLAAKWPQLHLSADVYMFWPNGFLYAMNLERIPEQLVFGSAFPFCDMKTYVEETFKLQKEHDVSDATMEKYLYSNAARLLKVNEAGARKPDGSVAASVPA; encoded by the coding sequence ATGAGTGTAGGCAACCGCAAGATCATCGATTTTCGCAATCGGCCGCCGCTCCAGCCCTATAAGGGGCTGTTCGACCTGAAGAACAACATGCTTATGAAGAGCCACTTGAAAGTTAAGAATCGCCCGGCAAACACAGCCTCTTCCTCCATGTCGATGGTTGGGAAGCCCGGAGCGATGGAGCAATGGTGGAAAGAGATCGACGAGGCTGGGATCGATGCGGTTGTGGTCAACGGGCGTTATGCCGGCGGCATGCCGGACTTCACGATGGATAACGACACGCTAGCCGGCCTGCAGAAACAGTATCCAGGGAGACTCTTTGGTCTTTCACAGATTAACCTCGACCAGAATCCCGACGAGACGGCAAGGGTAGTCGAAAAGGCAATCAAGCAGCAGGGCATGGCCGGTGCCAACCTTGAGCCGGGTTATCAGACGGTTGGCCTGGGGAAGATGGGAACATTCACCGACGACCCCTCATTCTGGCCGATCCTCGAGGTGCTTTCCGACGCCGGCGCGTTTCTGCTCATCCAAACGGGACTCTTTGTCGGAACGGATATCTCTTTCAACAATCCGGAAGCCCTAGACCGCATGTTGTTTTCCTTCCCGAAACTAAACGTGGTCCTCGCCCACGGCGGATATCCGTATATTCAGGAAGTGTTAGGTTTGGCTGCCAAGTGGCCGCAGCTCCACCTCTCAGCTGACGTCTATATGTTTTGGCCGAACGGCTTTCTCTACGCCATGAACTTAGAGCGGATTCCCGAGCAGCTCGTCTTCGGGAGCGCTTTCCCGTTCTGCGATATGAAGACGTATGTTGAGGAGACCTTCAAACTTCAAAAAGAGCACGACGTGAGCGATGCGACGATGGAGAAGTATCTCTACTCCAATGCGGCCCGGCTGCTCAAAGTCAATGAAGCGGGAGCACGGAAGCCCGACGGATCAGTCGCGGCTTCAGTGCCCGCTTAA
- a CDS encoding DUF1254 domain-containing protein — protein MVDVAKEAYVYGFPIVDLYRIEAAYFFFPRSPAFKAPINTVYNTPNVSTPADATIQSPNADTPYSFVMFDLRAEPYVLTLPAIEKNRYYSVQLVDQYTFNFAYLGTRTTGNAGGRFLIAGPGWKGAVPRGIDKVVRGETDFIMAGIRTQLFGASDLARVHQIQAGYKIASLSAFSGARAPPAAPAVHWMLPLSAAAPTSSEFNVKAWIVSKLMPPERTSPKFFDVLSFVLQFCPVDPSEVALRKGFESIGIQPGNFRPPSGVTQEDLVAGMAAGQQEIDVARAATKSSRDLFGTREAMHNNYLNRSLGAQLGILGNTAAEAVYLNYSNDANGKPLSGAHKYTVHFAPGGLPPVNAFWSITMYNLPQQLLVANPINRYLINSPMLPQLKRDLDGGLTIFVQQSSPGPGREPNWLPAPKGGFFAVLRAYNPKEAILSGSWKLPPMQPVK, from the coding sequence ATGGTCGACGTAGCGAAGGAGGCGTACGTCTACGGGTTTCCGATTGTGGACCTTTACCGGATCGAAGCTGCCTACTTTTTCTTTCCACGCAGCCCGGCGTTTAAGGCTCCCATAAACACCGTTTATAATACACCGAATGTCTCCACGCCGGCGGACGCCACGATACAGTCGCCAAACGCCGACACCCCGTACTCGTTTGTTATGTTCGATTTGCGCGCCGAGCCTTACGTTCTAACGCTCCCGGCGATCGAAAAAAATCGTTACTACTCTGTGCAGCTCGTCGACCAGTACACGTTCAACTTCGCGTACCTCGGCACGCGCACAACGGGCAACGCCGGGGGGCGTTTCCTGATTGCCGGCCCGGGTTGGAAGGGAGCGGTGCCGAGGGGAATAGACAAAGTGGTGCGAGGCGAGACCGACTTCATCATGGCCGGAATTCGGACGCAACTCTTTGGCGCATCCGACTTAGCAAGAGTCCACCAGATCCAGGCGGGCTACAAGATCGCCTCTTTATCGGCATTCTCCGGAGCGCGGGCGCCGCCCGCAGCGCCGGCTGTGCACTGGATGCTACCCCTCAGCGCAGCGGCGCCCACATCATCGGAATTCAACGTCAAAGCGTGGATTGTATCGAAACTCATGCCCCCCGAGCGCACGTCGCCGAAGTTTTTCGACGTGTTGTCGTTCGTTCTCCAGTTCTGCCCGGTGGATCCGAGCGAAGTCGCATTGCGCAAAGGCTTCGAAAGCATCGGCATACAACCCGGAAACTTTCGGCCACCGAGTGGTGTGACGCAAGAAGACCTAGTTGCCGGGATGGCCGCGGGGCAGCAAGAGATCGACGTGGCGAGAGCCGCGACAAAGAGCTCACGCGACCTGTTTGGCACCCGCGAAGCGATGCACAACAACTACCTGAACCGATCGCTCGGAGCGCAACTCGGCATCCTCGGAAACACAGCGGCGGAGGCAGTCTACCTTAACTACTCCAACGATGCAAACGGAAAACCGCTGAGTGGTGCTCACAAATACACTGTCCACTTCGCACCGGGTGGGCTCCCGCCGGTCAACGCGTTCTGGTCGATCACGATGTACAACCTGCCACAGCAGTTGCTCGTCGCAAATCCAATCAATCGCTATCTCATCAATTCGCCGATGTTGCCGCAGCTTAAGCGCGACCTCGATGGCGGGCTCACGATTTTTGTGCAGCAGTCGTCGCCCGGACCGGGGCGCGAGCCGAATTGGTTGCCCGCTCCGAAAGGCGGCTTTTTTGCGGTCCTTCGCGCGTACAATCCCAAAGAAGCGATTCTGAGTGGTAGCTGGAAGCTACCGCCAATGCAACCCGTAAAGTGA
- a CDS encoding alpha/beta fold hydrolase, producing MKALNEVEFASRGVICRAWLCPPESEVLRNDRGYPALVMAHGTSGVRSQLKQYIPHFTAAGMHVLVFDYRYFGDSDGEPRQLLSVRRQLQDYVAALDFIRQVPGVDPDRVAVWGSSLSGGHVVEVAVADGRVAAVISQCPAMDNRANTVSLLKYAGLGMVMKLIGLGLVDAVRGMFGLAPRLIPAGAAPGKVALLMTPDTLPGMKAIEAPGWRNELCARFILTLAFYRPGLKTDRLPCPILIAICDYDSLVVPAASEAAARRAGKRATLKHYPIGHFDIYLGEWFEQSVSDQVAFLQQALVRLPAA from the coding sequence ATGAAAGCACTGAACGAGGTCGAGTTTGCGAGCCGAGGCGTTATTTGCCGTGCTTGGCTCTGCCCGCCGGAGTCCGAGGTGTTGCGGAACGACCGGGGATATCCCGCACTGGTCATGGCGCATGGGACATCGGGCGTTCGTTCACAGCTCAAGCAGTATATTCCGCACTTCACTGCGGCGGGGATGCACGTGCTCGTGTTTGACTATCGCTATTTTGGTGACAGCGACGGAGAGCCGCGGCAGCTCCTTTCCGTGCGCCGGCAGTTGCAAGATTACGTGGCTGCCCTGGATTTCATCCGTCAAGTGCCCGGCGTGGATCCCGATCGCGTGGCCGTCTGGGGCAGTTCACTGTCGGGCGGCCATGTGGTAGAAGTGGCGGTAGCCGACGGGCGCGTGGCGGCCGTAATCTCCCAGTGTCCCGCGATGGACAATCGAGCCAATACCGTCAGTCTGCTAAAGTATGCCGGGCTCGGGATGGTCATGAAACTCATAGGGCTCGGGTTGGTGGATGCGGTCCGCGGCATGTTTGGATTGGCGCCCAGGCTGATTCCGGCCGGCGCCGCGCCGGGTAAGGTGGCGTTGCTGATGACGCCAGACACGTTGCCTGGCATGAAGGCCATCGAGGCTCCCGGCTGGCGAAATGAGCTGTGCGCTCGCTTCATCCTTACGTTGGCATTCTATCGTCCGGGTCTCAAGACGGACCGATTGCCGTGCCCGATCCTGATCGCTATCTGCGACTACGACTCGCTCGTTGTCCCCGCGGCCTCCGAGGCGGCGGCCCGTCGGGCCGGCAAGCGCGCCACACTCAAGCACTACCCGATCGGCCATTTCGATATTTATCTGGGAGAGTGGTTTGAGCAGTCGGTTTCGGATCAGGTGGCCTTTCTGCAGCAAGCTTTGGTACGATTGCCGGCTGCATAA